The following nucleotide sequence is from Chelonia mydas isolate rCheMyd1 chromosome 5, rCheMyd1.pri.v2, whole genome shotgun sequence.
TTGTGTGGCTGTGGTGTGTGGAAAATATCAGTTCAACTCTGCATATTCTGAATTTGAGGGTTTTTCCCCTTGCAATGGGAGCCTTCTTGTAAAAGAACACACTCAGGAAACCTCTCAGTTTACGATTTTTGGATGTGAATTCTGAGCCTGTGGAAAGGTATAAGGACAGGGCAACGTGTTGTGCCCAACAAGCTATGTTAAAATTTGTGTGTGAATCACTTCATACATTTACCATTTTTCTTCCATTCTACTTACCATTTTCTGCAGATCAACTGTACTTATTCTGCCAGCCTCCTTTTTCATCTGATCCACACATTTCTGTGCTAAATTAAGGTAGGCTTGCAGGTGTTTGCGCATCATGGCCAACCGTAAAGCGCACAATAGGATAATTATCCACAGTCGTACCGTATCAAATGTTGCTTCTGACATTCTGTGGATCAAAACGGTATAGTAATATTCTCCAAAAGTCATCTTATACTTAATGCTATATATCTGTTTACATTATATTATCTGTACAAAAAACTTGACATGTCTTGAAGGAAATATATAATACAATTATTTATAGCGCTCATGTGAAAGCAATATACAATTTTCCCTTCTCCCTTAGTTCCTTACACTTCCTACTCATGCCATAGCATTAGGCCTATATAAATACCCAAGTGGTTGCAACAGGAAAAACTGGGAAGTTCTGTCAATATTGACGATTTCAAGCAATCTAGAATAATAAATAAGAACTATGCATTCCAAATGCTTTAAGATTTGGAATCCTCACTATACAGCTGTAAAATATCAACTGAAGTATAGCCTAATTATATCTTTGGCCCTCTAGCCAGGTTAAATGCCACATCACCGCAataatttatttctaaatttaaaaaacactaaAGATTTAAGTACAAAAACTCAAATTGTAATTAAATTATTGAGTTCACTCCCAATGCAACTTTCTTTGGCATACAAAGTGGTCACAGCTATTAGACAGCTTTTATTTCTAGAAacgaaacagtaaaaaaaaattcaaacttatTTTTACCGAGTtagttgtttttattatttattattattattatttttgaaaaaaattaaaggaattacTTAGCTTCAATAAATAAAGTGACTATGCAGACTCTCTCCAATACACAAATCAGGAAacatatagggtatgtctaccacAGAGACACAGCATAACCCCATAgcgtagatgcagcctacactgcagaaggggtttttctgtcagtgtaggaacaccTCCTCCCCAAAGGAAGTTAGCTACTCTACTGACCACACTGCAAGACAACACCCCAGCTACAGAGAGTGATTTGATTAGCAGCACAGCAATTCTGTTAGAGTGATTGGATTAGTATTTGATGAATTATGCTAACTCAGCTGCTGCATCACCACTACATTACTAGCTCTCAGGTGTCAGCAGCACTTGACCTTCAACCCATACCCTGTAATGGGCCAGCTTGTTCAAGCTTAAAGCACCACTTATCACTCAAGCTAGACACTTGTGTGTGCACAGAGTTGGGACAACACTAGTTATAGCTTGACAAATACTGCAGTGAAAAACAAGCCCAGCCTATGCCATACCAGCTTCCTAGGGCTATGTTGGAATCTATGCCAAGGATTCCTTCCATGGCCAGAACCAGGgattttaaggcccctttacgcCACTTCAGCCCTTTTACATGGCATAAATGGAACAGAGTGGGGGTGAGAGTCTGATCTTAAGACTTCAGaacaaatgttaaaaaggaaCCTTACAAAGGCACGCTCTCTTTGCCCAGAGGTGGGTTCATAATGTAGTCCTTGGTGATTGGTTTTACCCACAATAAGACCATAAGTAAAGGTGCCAAGAAGTTTATATGCAGCAATGTtctgaaaggaaagagaaaaggaaaaacatattTAATACATACAATCATTACACTGGTAATCCAGGTTTTCCTACCTCTAAATTACTGAAAATAatgaggcttggcagaatttgtttttttaatatatttttgactGATAatatacttgtttaattttaagcattctTTACAATTTTtatagatttaaattttcacagtggcAGAAAATTATTTAATGCCAGTAGACGTTGAgagtcaaaaagttaaagcttgatAACTGTAAAATACGaagttgtcaacatcacatgtaaaaatatacaaagtaaatatccttaaataaaaCTCAAACTCAGGAAGCACTTTTCtgactttgcctatctgtaaatttcaaacaatcattgatggaaatatcttttcttcagtttgtatgtatgctgaaataaatgtttaCTGACATAcaccaataaaaatcaaatccttccaagcctaaaaaTAATATGGGAGTTTCTCAATAACTATGAGAAAGTAGTGGAAAtagggatttttcttttcttcagcatGCTTATGGGATTTTAACAACAAAAGAATTAGCCAGTGCAATTTCATGATAATTATTAGATACTGTGGTGAAAGGTGCACAACTTTGAATAAACTCCTATTTCAGTGTATTCTAATGAACCATAAGGAACCACGTTACACAGCAACATGGTAAGTGACAACTGTTGTAAATATCTACATTGGTATAATGTATGTTTAATCGAGGAACTCAGTATCTCAAACTGATAATTATGGAAAATATTCAATTCCATTAGTGGAAAGTGAAATAAGGAATGTATCTGAATATTTTTGTACTATTGAAAAGATAAGCTTTTGTTATCCACACAAAATCAGGGAAACATTTATCATTTCTGGCAAGTCTAATTTCCCAATTTTGTATAGATTTTCTTAATTGGGAACCTTAACTAACTCAAAGTGAAATTTGGTACTTGCATCCAATTATAGACGCTCGGAGAGAAAACATTACAAGAAATATAGTAGATCATTTCTAGAATAGTTACTTTTAAAGGTATTGGATTCACAGCAAATTAAACTGTAtggttaaaataaaaaccaagttGTGTGAGTGCAAAACAAGaatgaacttttttttgtttttttaaatgaagctgtgTTCTGTGAAGATAAAGCCCATTCTCAGTTCCTCTCGTAAAGTTAATATCAGTACAACCTGAAAAGGGCTTGATTGTGCACCCATTGAAGtacaatggaaatatttccattgacttcagtgggtatagGATTAAGTGTTGGTGCCAGTGCACCAATGCAATATTAGCTGAGCCAGACTGCCTATACTCCCATATCTAAAGAAAGTGCTACAATACTATAGGGGAGACAACCAGGTGAATAAAAACTTATCCTAAAAATATCAGATGTCACTCAATAAAAACTGCTGATAAGACTCTTAAAATCATCTGTATTTGTATTTTCAGAAGCATCTCATCATGCAGTCTGAGTAAACCACTGGTTCAGAAATAAAAAAGCAGTGCTAGCTATGCAGTGTTGCTAGGGAACACTACAGCATCAAGGAGCAGCTCAAAGCAGTTCAGTAGCTTGTGAAAGGCTTTTACCTGCTCTTCTGCTTATTTAAGTCACACCATTAGGTTAGTGGACTAGAATGTGTAAAGGGGTGGCAAGAATCCATTTTTGTCCATTGGAGTAGTGTGAGAAAGGCTGAAAGCACTCAAAGCAACCCGTGGAAAAGGGGTGGATGGGTAACTacagaaaatacacacacacacacaaatggtgctgctgaaagaaaattaaaaggactatcaaaattaaacattaaaaatagccACACAACAAGATTTTTTATTCTATACGTCACCAAGAACAAGTATAATTAAATATTAGGATATTACAGTCCAGGATTGTCAGTGGGGATTAGGTACTCAGAAAACCCTGAAGGGACATTTAAAgtgtattaaataaaatatttctgaatttgGGCCTCTATCTAGGTAAGAAGCtagatttgaaaatgtggctttaaTCTGGTGTCAACTCCCTCTCCCCAATTAAATACCTGTGAATATATAAATAGCGTCACAAGTAATAGCCACTTACCTATTCAACCTTATTGAAAATGACACttgcattttattcttttatcattttaaaagatgCTACTCCATGCCTGCTGCAGTTTGAAGTTGCTCTTCCTACATGGTTTCCTAATTGCAATGTATTTAAGGTGCAACAAATATCAAATGAAATTGCCAAGTTTCAGTTAGAGGTTTAAAAGAGACTGAAAATTAGGGGTTAGTTTTTTCTGcttgattttgttttgctttctttattGCCCTCCTGAAAACACTTCTCTCCACACTATTCTCTTTCTGTACTCTGCCCCTAATCTTCCAAGCACTCAGGGAACGGAGCACATCTGAAACTGGCAGCTGTGCCTTTTTTCTTCATCACTATTTCCTAATCTGCCTAAAAATGTGACCAAAGTGGAGAAGGAGAGCCAATCAGTGTGAAGCTCCTATAcaagaaggggagaaaagaacGTTCCTTTATTGGCTCTCCAGTCATCTACTGACGGACAGTACAGGTTAAGTAAGAAGGTATGGGTGGTGCAAAGGAAGCTGGCAGGCCTACTGGAAGACTAGAGAAAGCAGTTTGGAAATGGGGGGAGGAAGTCCTAGCGAATCACTAGTTTCTCAGTGGAAATGAATTGTATTACTTCTTTGTACATAAAAAAAGATATTCAAAAGACTTAACAGCATGTATCTATGTATAAATATTTTCTCTTACTGTGTTATTTTTCCTGTTGCTAAATTCAGAGCATCCAGATGCATTTGAGCCAGTCGTAAGCCAGGGAATGTCAAAAAAGCACCAATAAGTGAACAAAGAACAGCCAGGAACAATTTGAAGGTTAGTTTAGACACAGGACccctaaaaaaagggaaaattattttttttaaaaattttaaaggttttttcctcaaCACTTCATCCCATCCCCCCAACaattaactatttaaaaaaaaaaaaaacagcaaaaaggcATTCATTCAAGATTTTGAAGAAAGCAGTTTGAAGAAAGCAGAAAGGATGCCAAGACTGGCTGAGCCTAGAATTACTAGTAATAGATTCAGCAACTTAGAATAAAAACCTAGTAAGCCCATGCAgactgtacatttaaaaaaaaaaagggccagaAAAAGCTTCTATGCAGAAAAATACAAACAATCTTCcaagaaatatattttgtaaatttgGTACTATGCAGAAAATAACCTGTAAAAAAGAGACATCATTAActgtaaaacacacaaaaaaataatCCTGCATATTGAAGTCTATGTGAAGGTCAAGGAATAAAAACAGCTAGCAGAAATagttaacaaacaaacaatgttaacacacacacacagagagagagcgagagcgagagcgagagagagcgagagcgagcGGTAAAATCAAACTGATCAACAGAGAAAAGCTAAAGTACATTAGCCACTGTTTTAAGTTATGCTATTTTGCTTGCATTCAACCTTTACTCACTAAGCAGCACTCAAATATATTAAACTACTGTTACTCTAGTTACCTATCACCATTAGATAAATGGATAATTTTAATTCACTTATCTCCCAAGAGGaccacttttttttattattgaaccatgcaatattttcataaatgtatAATGGACTTAAACAAAAAACTAGAATCAAGTATTTGAACTTTTTGCACCCCCGTCTTCAGGATTATGCAAGAATCAAAGACCTAAATGATGCAATACAAATAGAGATTACTATTAATAGGGGGCAACAAATAATAGAGTCTAGGGGACCCATACAAGAGAATTTCAGTAGATGCATTCATAATCCATCTCATTCAACTCCCAAGAGATGTCATGACCATGCAATCGTTGCCTGTAAATTGCCAAGACACTGCAGTGCAGTTCAAAAGGGAATGAGGACAGACAGGCACTAACtggaaaattaattaaaaagttaGCAAACCACAATCAGAATAATTTACAAGGAGGATAGACCGCAGGTTAGGAAATGCAAAACGTTCAGTAGAGGTTATTTTAAAGGTTGATTTAGTTAAGACCCAGAGTCCTCAGATACCCCTTCCcaaaaatattatattaatatgGTAGTTTAGAATTAATACCCAAAAGAAATTCAAAGTCATGTTCCCACAACCATCACAATTCACTTCATATAAGGGTAAGTGTGACTGACATCctctaaatattttaaatcacagATTAAAATATTACTTGCAAAAGGGACTATTTATAGTTATTATGATAGAGTATATAAGCAACATCACTTTGATTATAGGATATGCCTTTGTCAGTCACATAAAACTTGGGGGTCCTGAGGCAAATGGATCATATTTGCACAAGAGGCAGTATGAAACAACAGCTTGAACACAGAACTAGGAGCCAAAACTGACTTCTACTGTCAACTTTGCCACAAGCTCCATCTGTAACCTTTGGCAAAGCATTTCACCTCTCAGTCCCCTTATCTATACAGTGAGGACAATACTTATCCTCAGAGGTGTGTTGAAGTTTACGTAATATGAAGATGAAGTGGTTGTATAAGAAGTAGTCGGAGAAAAATGCTTGTAATTTTGAACTATATTTAATAGTTTAACCTAAGActgatttgaatttaaaaaaaaacaaacaaacaaaaaaactaacaaaaagcATTAGACCAAGACATGTCAAGTAATTTGAATATAGAGCTGGATTAGTCGCATTGATCCAGTTCTTTCACATTAATAAACACAGTATAAGACCAAAGCACACAAGTGAATAATCAAGAGACAAACGCTCGCTACCAAAAAACAAGTGGCAtggtaaaaaaaattacagtagcGTAAAGCACACAGGTGTACTTTTCAGAAACTTACTGGGATTCCAAACCTTGCTTTTCAAGAAACTgcacagcactttctgaaaaatttgaaaaccctgcagagagaaacagacatttttttttaaatcatggtgCAAACATGGAATCTCTCTTGAAAGAAAATGCTAGAAAACAGAACATCTTTTAAATAAGTTTTCATAAGTCTGGTTTAGCTCTTTCATGTGCTAATTAGTATGCCACAATGCACTAAAACTTGGTTATTAGCAGGAGTAGTCTTTGAAAACATCCCTTTGATATTTGTGCACTCCATGAACATGAATaaaatttacattaattctttaaGAATATAAGTAATTTTTCAGCATCAGAGGAGCCTCACTTAACCATGTGAGGTTAAAAGGGgttcaaaataaaaaaggtaaatagttaacaaaaacaaatagcCTACACAGAAAAATACTCTAAAGGAAAGCAAGGCAATTACACAAGATGTACTTTTAATAAAAGATATTTGGGGATGCAGATTCAAAAATATATCTAAaatagaatttgttttaaaacagataCTCTTAAAAAAAGATATCTGAAGGTATAATATTGATACATGACATGAAAGTAAACAGAGCTCATAAATATTGTCATAAAATTACCCGATTCAAGTCCAAATTCTAGATAATTTTCAGTTACAATAAGGATTGCCATGGctttgacaaagaaaaaaaagccaaagGTGACACAAAGAGATCTTTCACCACCATCTTCTACTTTGAAGTAGTGAGTAGTCAATGAGAACAGTATCTTGCTACATAAGAAGAGTCAAGGAAAAGGAATTCTGCAGAATAAAAAGAAT
It contains:
- the TMEM161B gene encoding transmembrane protein 161B isoform X5 encodes the protein MKPSQEMNISIVWCLLVLAFAIKILFSLTTHYFKVEDGGERSLCVTFGFFFFVKAMAILIVTENYLEFGLESGFSNFSESAVQFLEKQGLESQGPVSKLTFKLFLAVLCSLIGAFLTFPGLRLAQMHLDALNLATGKITQTLLHINFLAPLLMVLLWVKPITKDYIMNPPLGKESVPLMSEATFDTVRLWIIILLCALRLAMMRKHLQAYLNLAQKCVDQMKKEAGRISTVDLQKMVARVFYYLCVIALQYVAPLVMLLHTTLLLKTLGNYSWGIYPESSSDFPVENRPLPSSVYSDSPSADGKMKVTVVQITMALGSLKNIFTPLLFRGLLSFLTWWIAACLFSTSLFGLFYHQYLTVA